The genomic stretch GCACCGAGAGCCGCTCCAGAGCGCGCAGCGTGTCAACGTCGGTCGAGCCGTCGTCGACCACCACGATCTGCGGCGCCCCGCCCTCCTGCGCGAGCAGCGAGTCGACCGCCTCGCCCACCCAGCGCCCGTAGTTGAAGCAGGGGACGACCGCGGTGACGTCGGCGTGCTCGGACATGGCGCCGCGTACCGTACGAGCCCGTGCCCGCCCGCACCATCCTGCTCGTCGCCCACCTCGCGCCGCCGTCGCCCCTCTCGGCCGCCCGCCGCAGCGCGGGGTTCGCCAAGTACCTCGCCCGCCGCGGCCACCGCGTCGTCGTGCTCACTTCGAAGGTCAGCGGGGCCGGCCCGGTCGAGGGCGCGGCCCGGGTCATCCGCACGCGCGACCTGATGGCGAGCCGCTTCAACTGGCGCAAGGGCTCCTTCGACGCGCTCCAGGGCCAGTCCGGCACAGCCGCCGCCGCGCCCGAGCCGTCCAGGCTGGAGGACGTCGTCGTCCCCGACCTGGCGCTCGTCAGCTGGGTGCCGTTCGCGCTGCCGCGGGCGATCGCGCTCGCCCGGGAGGAGCATCCGGACGTCGTGTGGACCACCGGGCCGCCGCCGAGCACGAACATGATCGGCCTGGCCCTCCAGCGGCGTCTCGGCCTCCCGTGGGTCGCCGACATCCGCGACGGCTGGCGCTTCGAGCGCAACCACGCCGACTTCCCGCTCGCCGCCCAGCGCGCACTGGACGACTGGCTCGATCACCGCCTCACCGCGGCCGCCGACCGCGTCACCGCCGTCACCGCGCCGATCGCGCGCGACGCGCACGACCGCCTCGGCGCCCGCCACGCCGCCACGATCTCCAACGGCTTCGACCTCGACGAGCTCGACGAGCTGGCCGGCCCACCGCCGCCGGGACTGCTGAACCCGGGCCGCCACAGCCTGCTCTACACCGGCCGCCTCGGCTACGCGAAGCGCTCGCCCGCCGCGCTGCTCGAGGGCCTGCGCGCGCTGAAGCGCCGCGACCCGGACACGGCGAGCCGCATCGAGGTGCTGTTCGCCGGCCCCCTCAGAGACGACGAGCGCGCGCAGATCGAGGCGCCCGACCTGGCCGGCATGACCCGCGCGCTCGGCTCGCTGGACCGCGCGACCACCATGCGCCTGCAGCGCGCCACCGACACGCTGCTGCTCATCACCACCGGCAACCCGAGCGAGACCGGGCAGAAGCTGTTCGAGTACCTCGCCGCCGACCGGCCGGTGTTCGTCGTCGGCGACCGCACGGAGGCCGCGCGCATCGTCACCCAGGCGAAGGCCGGCTCGGCGGCGCCGATGGACGATCCCGAGGCGATCGCCACCGCGCTCACCGACCTCGTCCACGGCCGCACCGCCGTCTCACCGGACGGCATCGCGCGCCGGTTCCACTACGCCACGCTGGCCGAGGAGCTCGAGGCCGAGCTCGAGGCGGCGATCGCGGGGTGAGTTGCGCTCTGGCCTCGGATGGCGAGGCCAAGGCGCATGTCGTCAGAGGTCGAGTATGACGACCGTCCGGTAGACCGGCGGCCGGTCGAGACCGCGCACGCGGCGCAGCCCCCTGCGCGCCCACGCCGCATCGCGCGCCAGCCCCCAGGCCAGGACCCGCGCCGCCACCCGCGTGGGGACGAACCAGGCGACGCTGAGCTCGCGCCGGGTCACGGTCACGTGCGCCGAGCAGCTCTCGTTGCCGGCGACGCGCACCGAGCCGAACCCGGCCAGCGGCGCACAGAGATCGGCCGGGGCCGGCAGGCCGTTGGCGAGATGCTCCTCCAGCCAGGGTGGCGGCGCGGACAGCGACGCCGCGAGCCCGCGGTCGGCCGCCAGCGCCGGCGCTCCCGCCGGCGCGGCCACCACCACCCGCCGCCGGGCCACCCGCGCGAGCTCGGCCAGCGCCGCCGCCCGGTCGCCCGGGGCCACATGCTCGAGCACGTCGAGCGCGACGACCAAGTCGAACGAGCGGTCGCCGAACGGCAGCGCGCGCACGTCGCCCACCACCCGGCGCGCCCGCGTCGACGGCGCCGAACGCCGCCACAGCCCGTAGTCGTCGAACGACGTGTCGACCGCCGTCACGTGCCACGACGCATCGAGGAAGTCGGCGAGGCCCAGCCCGCCGCTGCCCACGTCGAGCAGCTCGCCGCCGCCCGCGGCGCGCACGGCGGCCAACACCGGCTCGGCCCGCACGAGCTGGCCGAGCTGACGGGACCCGGCGACCCGGCGAGCCAGGTCCAGAACC from Capillimicrobium parvum encodes the following:
- a CDS encoding glycosyltransferase, with the protein product MPARTILLVAHLAPPSPLSAARRSAGFAKYLARRGHRVVVLTSKVSGAGPVEGAARVIRTRDLMASRFNWRKGSFDALQGQSGTAAAAPEPSRLEDVVVPDLALVSWVPFALPRAIALAREEHPDVVWTTGPPPSTNMIGLALQRRLGLPWVADIRDGWRFERNHADFPLAAQRALDDWLDHRLTAAADRVTAVTAPIARDAHDRLGARHAATISNGFDLDELDELAGPPPPGLLNPGRHSLLYTGRLGYAKRSPAALLEGLRALKRRDPDTASRIEVLFAGPLRDDERAQIEAPDLAGMTRALGSLDRATTMRLQRATDTLLLITTGNPSETGQKLFEYLAADRPVFVVGDRTEAARIVTQAKAGSAAPMDDPEAIATALTDLVHGRTAVSPDGIARRFHYATLAEELEAELEAAIAG
- a CDS encoding class I SAM-dependent methyltransferase codes for the protein MRLPPVVLDLARRVAGSRQLGQLVRAEPVLAAVRAAGGGELLDVGSGGLGLADFLDASWHVTAVDTSFDDYGLWRRSAPSTRARRVVGDVRALPFGDRSFDLVVALDVLEHVAPGDRAAALAELARVARRRVVVAAPAGAPALAADRGLAASLSAPPPWLEEHLANGLPAPADLCAPLAGFGSVRVAGNESCSAHVTVTRRELSVAWFVPTRVAARVLAWGLARDAAWARRGLRRVRGLDRPPVYRTVVILDL